The Flammeovirga yaeyamensis genome segment ATTCATTTGTAGCCAACTTGATTTCAAAAGTCAGCATTCTAATATTATTATCTGATAAAATCCTAAAGGTTAAACTCCAATGGTCTTGGAAGTCGATGAAACCTTATTATAAATATGGTTTCCCATTACTTTTTTCAGGTTTAGCATTCGCTGTAAATGAAGTTTTCGATAGAATATTGATTCCAATTTTATTACCAAAAGATTTTTATGCTTTTGGTGATGCTGAATATGCTTTGGGTGTTTATTCAGCTTGCTACAAACTCTCAATTTTTGTAACATTTACGGTACAAGCCTACAAATACGCTGCGGAGCCATTCTTTTTTAATCAGGCAAATTCAAAAGATTCTCCAAAAGTTTTTGCCAACATCATGTATTACTTTGTCATAGTATTAATGCTTATGGTAGTAGGTGTAACTGCTAATTTAGAATGGTTGGCTTCTATTTTTATCAGACAAAAAGAATATTTAATCGGATTGCCTGTGGTGCCAATACTTTTAATGGCAAACATCTTTTTAGGAATGTACTATAACTTATCTGTTTGGTTTAAAGTCACAGATAATACAAAATATGGTGCTATCATTAGTTTCATAGGAGCAGGAATTACATTAACGCTAAACTTTATATTAATTCCACTTTTAGGTTTTTATGGAAGTGCAATAGCCACATTTGTCTGTTACTTCAGTATGATGGTAATTGCATATCTTTTAGGAAATAAATATTATCCCATCCCATATAATGTAAAAATGATCTCATTTTATTTGATTTTGGGAGGAGCGTTTTTAGTTTTGTTTTTTAATTTGCCAAAACAAGAATTTTGGCCACAGCTGATTACTCAGAATGTATTGTTTATCGGATTTATAATCATTATCGCAATTTCTGAGAGAAATTTTTTAAAACGAGTATTTGGTAATCGAGAGAATACAACGAAATAATGGAAATAAAAGTAATAAATAAAGGGCACCACGCTTTGCCTGAATATCAAACAATTGCTTCCGCTGGTTTAGATTTAAGAGCAGTGCTTGAGGAATCTATCATTTTAAAACCCCTAGAAAGAAAGTTAATTCCTACTGGTTTATACATTGAGCTACCAGTTGGTTTTGAGGCACAAGTAAGACCAAGAAGTGGTTTGGCATTCAAACATGGTCTAACAGTACTAAATTCCCCTGGTACGATTGATGCTGACTATAGAGGTGAAGTAAAAGTATTATTAGTAAATCTATCTAATGATGACTTTAAAATCAAAGACGGCGAAAGAGTTGCTCAAATGGTCGTTGCTAAACATGAAACTGTAGAATGGGTTCCAGTAGAAGAATTATCTGATACTGAAAGAGGAGCCGGTGGATACGGTAGTACAGGAAAAAAATAAAAGTAAAATACTGATATATGAAAATTATTGTACCAATGGCTGGTCGTGGTTCAAGACTACGTCCACATACACTAACTACTCCAAAACCATTAGTTAAAATTGCAGGTAAACCAATCGTTCACCGTTTGGTGGAAGATTTAGCTGCTATGTCTGACGAAAAATTAGAAGAAATTGCTTTTGTAATTGGTGATTTTGGAGAAATTGTAGAAAAGGAATTAGTTGGTATTGCTGAATCATTAGGTGCAAAAGGTACTATTTATTATCAAGATGAACCTCTTGGTACTGCACACGCTATTTTATGTGCTGCAGATAGTATGGACGGTAATATTATCGTCGCTTTTGCAGATACTTTATTCAAAGCAGACTTCTCTATTGATAAGTTTGAGGATGGTATCATTTACACACAAAAGGTGGCAGACCCATCTGCATTTGGTGTAGTGAAATTAAATAACGATGGATTTATCACAGACTTTGTAGAAAAGCCTCAAGAATTCGTTTCTGATCAAGCAATTATCGGTATTTATTTCTTCAAAGAAGGAGAACGCTTAAGAGCTGAATTGCAATATTTAGTTGATAACAATATCATGAATGATGGTGAGTATCAATTAACGGGTGCATTAGAAAACTTAAAAGCGAAAGGGGCTAAATTAAAGCCTGGTACTGTAGAAGAGTGGTTAGATTGTGGTAATAAAGATGCCATCGTAAATACGAACCAAAGATATTTGACTTACATCGAAGATCAAGAATTAGTACACGATTCTTCAGAGTTGGATAATGTAGTCTTAATATCTCCAGTTTATGTTGGAGAAAATGTACGAATCAAAAATGCAGTAGTTGGTCCATATGTATCTGTTGGGTCAAATACAATCATTGAAAACTCAGTAGTACAAAACTCAATCGTTCAAGAAGATTCTGATATTCGAAAAGTGAATATCGAAAACTCTGTAGTGGGTAACCATGTAGTATACAGAGGTCGTTCAAAAGATTTATCTATCGGTGACTTTACATCGGTAAAAGAATAAGAATTCTCTTATTATATACTAAAACAGCGTATAATTTTATATACGCTGTTTTTTTCGTTTACTAATATTTGTAGATTTAGGTATCTTAATCTAATACCTGTTATATTAGGAAAGTTTATTTGGCAGAAAATGCCGTTACTACATTTTTTGGGATTTCAAGAAATATGAAAAAATACTCTTTTAGCTTAATTACCTTCACGTTGGTATTTCTTCTTGGCTTATTGTCATGTGACGTTGCTTTTGCACAAAAGAAGAAGAAAAAGAAAAAAAAGAAAAAGGCTAAAGATACTATGGTGGTCTCTATAGAAGAACCATCAAAAAAGGATTTAAGAAAAGCAGAAGAGCTATTTGTTTATGCTGTAAACGAATACTTATTAGAAGAATATAATCAGTCTATCGAGTTGTTGATGAAATGTAATACCCTAAATCCAAAAGATGATGGGATTAAATATCAAACGGCTTTAGCTTATCAAAAACTTCAAAATTATCAGAAATCTAACCAGTATGCCAAAAGAGCATTGGAATTAGATCCTAATAATAAATACTACTACAAATTAGTTGCTCAAAACTTCGAAATGCTTTCTTTATACAAAGATGCATTGGGCGTGTTAGAAGAGCAGATTAAAGTAACAGGTGATGACGAGGAAGCTTATTTCCAGATTGCCATGTTATACCTTCAAATGGGAGCACCAAGAAGTGCTATCGAATACTTTGACATTGGAGAAAGCAAATACGGTATTAATGATGTTATCGTAAGG includes the following:
- the dut gene encoding dUTP diphosphatase, which produces MEIKVINKGHHALPEYQTIASAGLDLRAVLEESIILKPLERKLIPTGLYIELPVGFEAQVRPRSGLAFKHGLTVLNSPGTIDADYRGEVKVLLVNLSNDDFKIKDGERVAQMVVAKHETVEWVPVEELSDTERGAGGYGSTGKK
- a CDS encoding lipopolysaccharide biosynthesis protein is translated as MFKRLLSDTIIYGLTTILMRLINYLLVPIHTKVFSPDDFGILSLFYSYAVLFNVIYTYGMETTYFRFATKDKENKDKVFSKVLSSVIITSVLFSGILWICTPYISTYLDYDNSSTFVKVFATLFAVDAILAIPFASLRVEGKAKRFAILKIIEVLLTVGLNYLFLVIFNDLYAAAEPTSLLGQYYDPEFGLGYSFVANLISKVSILILLSDKILKVKLQWSWKSMKPYYKYGFPLLFSGLAFAVNEVFDRILIPILLPKDFYAFGDAEYALGVYSACYKLSIFVTFTVQAYKYAAEPFFFNQANSKDSPKVFANIMYYFVIVLMLMVVGVTANLEWLASIFIRQKEYLIGLPVVPILLMANIFLGMYYNLSVWFKVTDNTKYGAIISFIGAGITLTLNFILIPLLGFYGSAIATFVCYFSMMVIAYLLGNKYYPIPYNVKMISFYLILGGAFLVLFFNLPKQEFWPQLITQNVLFIGFIIIIAISERNFLKRVFGNRENTTK
- a CDS encoding sugar phosphate nucleotidyltransferase; this encodes MKIIVPMAGRGSRLRPHTLTTPKPLVKIAGKPIVHRLVEDLAAMSDEKLEEIAFVIGDFGEIVEKELVGIAESLGAKGTIYYQDEPLGTAHAILCAADSMDGNIIVAFADTLFKADFSIDKFEDGIIYTQKVADPSAFGVVKLNNDGFITDFVEKPQEFVSDQAIIGIYFFKEGERLRAELQYLVDNNIMNDGEYQLTGALENLKAKGAKLKPGTVEEWLDCGNKDAIVNTNQRYLTYIEDQELVHDSSELDNVVLISPVYVGENVRIKNAVVGPYVSVGSNTIIENSVVQNSIVQEDSDIRKVNIENSVVGNHVVYRGRSKDLSIGDFTSVKE